A genome region from Methanococcoides burtonii DSM 6242 includes the following:
- a CDS encoding potassium channel family protein, producing the protein MSPKVIRYIPRNLKDLLIEMKDTSELMVDLAYSAMVYDDEDISGEVLDLEEKMDTLHYHMKMAAMLSTRRIEEAEDMVGVLQVAASAENIANAAGDIAKIIEMDMGIPLELKLALREAEETIIRVTINENSDMVGSTLGDLELEVETGMWIIAIRRHTDWVYDPHHDTRIRADDVIFARGHDEGVPLLVELATTQKYIPRRVEHEKGLNDLDKAVDIIVDMKNTAELAVGLAYSALLFDNTDIAEEVKALEREMDEMKYDLQHWVLETAKHVADVNELRGLLHLANASESISDAAYGIADTVLRDIDLHPVITIAVRESDEVITKLRVEGCSPIIGKSYRELKLGTETGVHIMAVKRAERWVYSPSAKTTVQEGDILIGRGSHISEEALLEMCACPIRGDS; encoded by the coding sequence ATGAGTCCAAAAGTAATTAGGTACATCCCAAGGAACCTTAAGGATCTCCTTATCGAAATGAAAGATACATCTGAACTGATGGTAGATCTTGCATATTCCGCAATGGTCTATGACGATGAGGATATTTCAGGGGAAGTTCTCGATCTTGAAGAGAAGATGGATACACTCCACTATCATATGAAAATGGCAGCTATGCTGAGTACACGCAGGATAGAGGAAGCCGAAGATATGGTGGGCGTCCTTCAGGTAGCAGCTTCTGCGGAAAATATTGCAAACGCCGCCGGAGATATTGCTAAAATAATCGAGATGGATATGGGAATTCCACTTGAGCTTAAATTAGCTCTCAGGGAAGCCGAAGAGACCATTATACGTGTCACGATCAATGAAAATTCCGATATGGTGGGTTCCACACTTGGGGATCTCGAGCTTGAGGTCGAGACCGGTATGTGGATAATAGCTATTCGAAGACACACCGACTGGGTATATGACCCACACCACGATACCCGTATCCGTGCTGATGATGTGATCTTTGCAAGAGGACATGATGAGGGTGTGCCTCTGCTTGTTGAACTTGCTACTACACAAAAATACATTCCTCGAAGGGTTGAACATGAGAAGGGATTGAACGATCTCGATAAAGCGGTCGATATCATTGTTGACATGAAGAACACAGCAGAACTCGCCGTAGGACTTGCTTATTCTGCATTGCTTTTTGATAATACGGATATTGCTGAGGAAGTGAAAGCCCTTGAACGAGAAATGGATGAGATGAAATACGATCTCCAGCATTGGGTACTTGAAACTGCTAAACATGTTGCCGATGTCAACGAGCTGAGAGGGCTGCTACATCTTGCAAATGCATCAGAATCCATTTCCGATGCTGCTTACGGGATTGCAGATACGGTCCTTCGAGACATAGACCTTCACCCCGTCATCACCATCGCTGTGCGTGAATCAGATGAAGTGATAACAAAGCTTCGGGTCGAAGGCTGTTCACCCATCATTGGAAAGTCATACCGCGAACTGAAGCTGGGCACTGAGACCGGGGTCCATATCATGGCAGTAAAACGTGCTGAACGTTGGGTATATAGCCCAAGTGCCAAAACAACAGTTCAGGAAGGCGATATTCTGATAGGCCGTGGTTCTCATATCAGCGAGGAAGCATTGCTTGAAATGTGTGCCTGTCCGATAAGAGGAGATAGCTGA
- a CDS encoding magnesium transporter — MSYYTVRGILSRGMPILFFTSVLGIVTGQILNSELDNLISVPTILLLVPALIKIGGDTGSILGARLSSTFHMGIGTTHIHKNPVVKNSVIAAFIVGITASVALSVIAWMMSGFGDSPLGFFTLFKICTISGTLELLAVFSATIAIAFASHRFGIDPDDTVIPVIATLGDLVGITAIFSTLYLFNVI, encoded by the coding sequence ATGAGTTATTATACCGTTCGCGGAATTCTGTCAAGAGGGATGCCTATCCTTTTTTTCACATCTGTGCTTGGGATTGTTACGGGTCAGATACTTAACTCGGAACTTGATAATCTCATATCAGTTCCAACTATATTGCTACTGGTACCTGCGCTCATTAAGATCGGCGGAGACACAGGAAGCATACTCGGTGCAAGACTTTCATCTACTTTCCATATGGGTATCGGAACGACCCACATACACAAGAATCCGGTTGTAAAAAACAGTGTGATAGCAGCATTCATTGTCGGGATCACTGCGTCTGTGGCATTAAGCGTCATTGCATGGATGATGTCCGGGTTTGGAGACAGTCCATTGGGATTCTTTACGCTTTTTAAAATATGTACGATCTCCGGAACGCTCGAGCTTCTGGCTGTCTTCTCTGCCACTATAGCTATTGCTTTTGCATCCCACCGGTTCGGAATTGATCCGGATGACACGGTCATACCCGTGATAGCAACATTGGGAGACCTTGTAGGAATAACGGCCATATTTTCAACATTGTATTTGTTCAATGTAATCTGA
- a CDS encoding magnesium transporter — translation MSYRSHADEDDDVEIKEEYLGDYASVRSIVKEALPFQILATIGGAVAGFIFAGMTNELQMIPGLIVIAPAVLGMRGNISCTLGSRLGSAIHMGLITKIENNPELTNNIYGSLLLGLIMSIALGIIGHTMTVLLGFESAGILALTSIAVLAGVSSGIILSVIAVLLALGMFRFGFDPDNVVTPSIATIGDIVSMLMLFLSAKVVLML, via the coding sequence ATGTCCTACAGATCCCATGCTGATGAGGACGACGATGTCGAGATCAAAGAAGAATATCTGGGAGATTATGCCAGTGTTCGGTCCATAGTCAAAGAAGCATTGCCGTTCCAGATACTTGCAACCATCGGTGGAGCAGTAGCTGGTTTTATTTTTGCGGGAATGACCAATGAATTACAAATGATACCGGGTCTGATCGTGATAGCACCTGCAGTATTGGGAATGAGAGGAAATATATCATGCACCCTTGGTTCACGCCTTGGTAGTGCTATTCACATGGGTCTAATAACAAAGATCGAGAATAATCCGGAACTTACAAACAATATCTACGGGTCATTGCTGTTGGGGCTTATAATGTCCATCGCTCTGGGAATTATCGGACATACAATGACAGTTCTGCTTGGATTTGAAAGTGCAGGTATTCTGGCACTTACTTCAATAGCAGTTCTTGCTGGCGTTTCATCAGGCATTATATTATCTGTCATAGCAGTACTCCTTGCTCTGGGTATGTTCAGGTTCGGATTTGATCCGGATAATGTTGTAACACCTTCTATAGCTACTATCGGTGATATCGTATCCATGCTCATGCTTTTCCTTTCTGCAAAGGTGGTGCTTATGTTATGA